A window of the Henckelia pumila isolate YLH828 chromosome 3, ASM3356847v2, whole genome shotgun sequence genome harbors these coding sequences:
- the LOC140889525 gene encoding uncharacterized protein, giving the protein MPSYVSDSSPFHEFMCLERWSRKTCTTDDNDAMIYGFPGTKCDRKPNNDHLPLIEASRRWIICFVFPEIANDMYKNQNQKILKLFKKFPEIANDCYLLKEWMSKFRLSREYEHGVESFLKFAIKNAEDREAISCPCTKCGNLKKKKVETIRAHMYSNGIDLTYHTWIWHGERSAIKNSNNDRDQEREDVPKFDAEEPIDMVHAAFDSYAENPTTFKNLLEDAEKPLYPGCSKFTRLSAVVKLFNLKAKYSWSDKSCTDLLNLLGEMLPDDNELPLSFYDAKKSLCALGITYEKIHACPNDCILYRKEYEDMNSCPTCGMSRWKMGQKDTIKEGVPAKVLWYFPPIPRFVRMFRNKEFSKELTWHADKRLNDGYLRHPADAPSWKLVDHKWPNFAADSRNF; this is encoded by the exons ATGCCTTCATATGTCTCAGATTCTTCACCCTTTCATGAGTTTATGTGCCTAGAAAGATGGTCTAGGAAAACTTGTACAACAgatgataatgatgcaatgatTTATGGATTTCCAGGTACAAAATGTGATAGAAAACCAAACAATGATCATCTTCCATTGATAGAGGCCAGCAG AAGATGGATTATTTGTTTTGTGTTCCCTGAAATTGCCAATGATATGTATAAAAATCAGAATCAGAAAATACTAAAGCTCTTTAAGAAGTTCCCTGAAATTGCCAATGAT TGTTACTTACTAAAAGAATGGATGTCAAAGTTTCGGTTATCAAGGGAATATGAGCATGGAGTAGAGTCTTTCTTgaaatttgcaataaaaaatGCCGAGGATCGGGAAGCAATATCTTGTCCATGTACAAAATGTGGTAATctgaaaaagaaaaaggtagAGACTATAAGGGCACACATGTATTCTAATGGTATAGATTTGACATATCATACTTGGATATGGCATGGTGAAAGGTCTGCGATAAAGAACTCAAATAATGATCGTGATCAAGAAAGGGAAGATGTACCAAAGTTTGACGCCGAGGAACCAATAGATATGGTACATGCTGCATTTGATAGTTATGCTGAGAATCCAACCACATTCAAAAATCTACTTGAAGATGCTGAGAAACCTTTATATCCTGGATGCAGTAAATTTACAAGGTTATCTGCAGTTGTaaaattattcaacttgaaaGCCAAATATAGTTGGAGTGACAAAAGTTGCACCGACCTACTCAATTTGTTAGGAGAAATGCTTCCAGATGACAACGAATTGCCTTTATCTTTCTACGATGCAAAGAAAAGCTTGTGTGCATTAGGGATTACTTATGAGAAAATCCATGCTTGCCCTAATGATTGCATCTTATACCGGAAGGAGTACGAGGATATGAACAGTTGTCCTACTTGTGGGATGTCAAGGTGGAAGATGGGCCAAAAAGATACGATAAAGGAAGGAGTTCCTGCAAAGGTTCTATGGTACTTCCCTCCAATTCCGAGATTTGTACGAATGTTTCGGAATAAGGAGTTTTCCAAGGAGCTGACTTGGCATGCTGATAAAAGACTTAATGACGGATACTTACGCCATCCAGCTGATGCACCTTCTTGGAAATTAGTAGATCACAAGTGGCCAAATTTTGCTGCTGATTCAAGAAatttttag